A window of Pseudobdellovibrionaceae bacterium contains these coding sequences:
- a CDS encoding ketoacyl-ACP synthase III, whose amino-acid sequence MTLFKAYIKGTGSFFPEKKLTNQDLEKLVDTNDQWIQERTGISSRSIASDNETTSDLAYKAALKAIAAANIDKNEIDCILLATATPDYPMPNTSCLVQHKLEIPHCPALDMSAACSGFIYALSVANQFIQTGTYKNILVVGAEILHNFVNYTDRNTCILFGDGAGACILSRNETKDDSGIVSHHLSADGSQSHLLEVPAGGSAKVITAEVLEKKDHCVVMKGKELFKEAVTSMSRRCMEALEKNQLTAQDIDWVIPHQANTRIINAVAKQLNVPLNKVVNEIKDMGNTSAATVPMALDIAVKDGRIKKGHWVLLVAFGSGLTSGSVLLKY is encoded by the coding sequence ATGACTTTATTTAAAGCTTACATTAAAGGGACAGGATCTTTTTTCCCTGAAAAAAAATTAACTAATCAAGATTTAGAAAAACTAGTAGACACTAATGACCAGTGGATACAAGAGCGAACGGGAATTTCTTCTCGTAGTATCGCTTCTGATAACGAAACCACTAGTGACCTTGCTTACAAAGCGGCTTTAAAAGCCATTGCTGCAGCAAACATAGATAAAAACGAAATTGATTGTATTTTACTAGCCACTGCTACTCCCGATTACCCTATGCCTAATACCTCTTGCTTAGTGCAACATAAATTAGAAATTCCCCACTGCCCTGCTTTAGACATGTCGGCGGCTTGCTCGGGTTTTATTTATGCCCTATCGGTTGCGAACCAATTTATTCAAACCGGTACTTACAAAAATATTTTAGTAGTGGGAGCAGAAATATTACATAATTTTGTTAACTACACAGACCGAAACACTTGCATTTTATTTGGTGACGGTGCTGGAGCCTGTATTCTTAGTAGAAATGAAACAAAAGACGATAGTGGGATTGTTTCTCATCACCTTAGTGCCGATGGGTCACAAAGTCACTTACTAGAGGTTCCCGCAGGTGGGTCGGCCAAGGTTATTACCGCAGAGGTGTTAGAAAAAAAAGACCACTGTGTAGTTATGAAAGGCAAAGAACTGTTTAAAGAAGCAGTTACTAGTATGAGCCGCCGTTGTATGGAAGCTTTAGAAAAAAATCAATTAACTGCACAAGATATAGATTGGGTAATACCTCATCAAGCCAACACTCGCATTATTAATGCTGTGGCCAAGCAACTAAATGTTCCTTTAAATAAAGTGGTTAATGAAATTAAAGACATGGGAAACACATCGGCTGCCACCGTTCCCATGGCTTTAGATATTGCTGTTAAAGATGGTCGTATAAAAAAAGGACATTGGGTTTTACTAGTGGCTTTTGGGTCGGGGCTAACCAGCGGCAGTGTGTTATTAAAATATTAA